A genomic region of Arvicola amphibius chromosome 7, mArvAmp1.2, whole genome shotgun sequence contains the following coding sequences:
- the Nampt gene encoding nicotinamide phosphoribosyltransferase: MNAATEAEFNILLATDSYKVTHYKQYPPNTSKVYSYFECREKKIENSKVRKVKYEETVFYGLQYILNKYLKGKVVTKEKIQEAKEVYKEHFQDDVFNERGWNYILEKYDGHLPIEVKAVPEGSVVPRGNVLFTVENTDPECYWLTNWIETILVQSWYPITVATNSREQKKILAKYLLETSGNLDGLEYKLHDFGYRGVSSQETAGIGASAHLVNFKGTDTVAGIALIKKYYGTKDPVPGYSVPAAEHSTITAWGKEHEKDAFEHIVTQFSSVPVSVVSDSYDIYNACEKIWGEDLRHLIVSRSTEAPLIIRPDSGNPLDTVLKVLDILGKKFPVTENSKGYKLLPPYLRVIQGDGVDINTLQEIVEGMKQKKWSIENVSFGSGGALLQKLTRDLLNCSFKCSYVVTNGLGVNVFKDPVADPNKRSKKGRLSLHRTPAGNFVTLEEGKGDLEEYGHDLLHTVFKNGKVTKSYSFDEVRKNAQLNLEQDVVPH, encoded by the exons ATGAATGCTGCGACAGAAGCCGAGTTCAACATCCTGCTGGCCACCGACTCGTACAAG GTTACTCACTATAAACAATACCCTCCCAACACAAGCAAAGTTTATTCCTACTTTGAATGCCGTGAAAAGAAGATAGAAAACTCCAAAGTAAGGAAGGTGAAATACGAGGAAACAGTATTTTATGGGTTGCAGTACATTCTTAATAAGTACTTAAAAG GTAAGGTCGTGACCAAAGAGAAAATCCAGGAGGCCAAAGAAGTGTACAAAGAGCATTTCCAAGATGATGTCTTCAATGAAAGAGGATGGAACTACATTCTTGAG AAATATGATGGTCATCTCCCAATTGAAGTCAAGGCTGTTCCCGAGGGCTCTGTCGTCCCCAGAGGGAACGTGCTGTTCACCGTGGAGAACACAGACCCTGAGTGCTACTGGCTCACCAACTGGATTGAG ACTATTCTTGTTCAGTCCTGGTATCCAATTACAGTGGCCACAAATTCAAGAGAGCAGAAGAAAATACTGGCCAAATACTTGTTAGAAACGTCTGGTAACTTAGACGGTCTGGAGTACAAGCTGCATGATTTCGGTTACAGAGGAGTCTCTTCTCAAGAG ACTGCTGGCATAGGAGCTTCTGCTCATTTGGTCAACTTCAAAGGAACAGATACAGTGGCGGGAATTGCtctaattaaaaaatactatgGAACAAAAGATCCTGTTCCAGGCTATTCTGTTCCAGCGGCAGAGCACAG caCCATAACTGCGTGGGGGAAAGAGCATGAGAAAGATGCTTTTGAACACATAGTGACACAGTTCTCATCAGTGCCTGTGTCTGTGGTCAGCGACAGCTATGACATCTATAACGCTTGTGAGAAAATATGGGGTGAAGACCTCAGACATTTAATAGTGTCGAGAAGTACAGAGGCGCCACTCATCATCAGGCCTGATTCCGGAAACCCGCTCGACACTGTGCTGAAG GTCTTAGATATTTTAGGTAAGAAGTTTCCTGTCACTGAGAACTCAAAGGGCTACAAGCTGCTGCCACCGTACCTGAGAGTCATTCAGGGAGATGGCGTGGATATCAACACTTTGCAAGAG ATCGTAGAgggaatgaaacaaaaaaagtggAGTATTGAAAATGTCTCCTTTGGTTCTGGCGGAGCTTTGCTACAGAAATTAACAAGAGACCTCTTGAACTGCTCCTTCAAGTGCAGCTATGTTGTAACCAACGGCCTTGGG GTTAATGTCTTTAAGGACCCAGTTGCTGACCCCAACAAAAGGTCGAAAAAGGGCCGACTATCTTTACACAGGACACCAGCAGGGAACTTCGTCACgcttgaagaaggaaaaggagacctTGAGGAATATGGCCAT